The sequence GGTGACGAACGACTGCGGATATCGGATGCAGACGTCGGACCTGGCAGATGATTGTCCCGCTCTGCGGATGGCCAGCGCCTGTCTCGAGACGAGGTCGGAGACCAAACGCAGGTAACCGAGCCGACCGCGCCTACTCGGAATCGACTGAGTTCTCGAGCAGGCCGTCGACGAGCCGCGTAAATCGATCGACCAATCGGTCCGGCACCGTCGGCGAGATCTCCGAGAGCAGCGGCGCGGTTTGACCGGGTCGGGACAGCGAGAGCGTGACGCGATTGCGTTCTCCATACTCCTTCTCGACGATATCGCACTCGACCAGGTTATCGAGGTGGTACTCGAGGGTGCTTCGGGCGATGTCGAGTTCGTCCGCGACCGCGGCCGGTCGGCACGAGCCGTGCTCGATCAAGAAGAGGACGATCTCGCGGGTCGTCTCGCGGCGGAACAGCGCCAGCGCGGCGCGTTCCCACTCGTCGTACTGCGGGGGGTAGTAGTGGGTCTGTCCGTAGAGTTCCTCGCGGACGAGTTCGTCGGCGGCGATCAGTCGACGGACGTGATACTGGATCTGTCCCGGCGCGTACGTCGACTCCCGGACGAGTTCGTTGAAGTGGATTCCGACGTTGGCCCGAACGTGTGCCCTGATCTGTCGTCGTGTCTCGCTCATTGTGAGGTGGTCGTCGTGATCGATGCCCCGCTACGGGGCTGGTACCACCGACTAGCGACCACGTCCGGATAACGGGTTCCGCTCGTTCCCGGCAGGTGAGAACGGGTCAGACGACCCGTCTTGATGAGACGATCGGCTGAGTACGAAACTGGCGTACACGCAAACGAGGGCTCGAGACGGCCGTCTTCGACTGCTTCGACGAAAAACGGACGATCGCTGTGGGACGACAAACCGTTAACAACCGAAGCGCATAGGTAGCTTTCCCACCCAGATAGCGTATCGCGGATGGAACACACGAGTCCCCTCGACATCCCGTGGCTGGATCCGCAACTGGCGCCGGTGTTGCTGGCCGTGATCGTCCTCGCCGCCGTCGGGACGACGATCCTCTTTTGCTGCGGGCTCGTCGCGTACTCGAGACGGCGCTCGCCCCGGTACCTACTGATTACGGCCGTGCTCGGACTGCTCGTGGTGCGGTCCGTCGTCGGCCTCGGCACCGTGTTCGGCGTGGTCCCGATGACGGTCCACCACCTCGTCGAACACGGGTTCGACTTCGCGATCGCCGTGCTCGTCCTCTATGCGGTCTACCGAAGCGGACCGATAACGGACGCCGAGACGAACCGCGAACCGCCCTCGAGGTCCGACGACTAGCCTCGAACGACGGCCGAAAATACCGTTTTCTAGAGTGAGGGATTTGCCCGTTCCGATCGTGCTCTCCGAACGGTTACCGACCGAATCGACGCGTTCGACGTGACGCCGCGTTATTCGTCCTCGAACTCGAGTGCCACCGAGTTGATGCAGTAGCGCTTGCCGGTGGGATCGGGGCCGTCCTCGAAGACGTGGCCGAGGTGGCCGCCGCAGTTGGCACACAGGACCTCGGTGCGGCGCATCCCGTGACTGTTGTCCTGCCGTGTCTCGATGCGGTCGTCGTCGACGTCGTAGAAACTGGGCCAGCCGCAGCCGGACTCGAACTTCGTGTCGTCGTCGAACAGTTCGGCGCCGCAGCCGGTGCAGGCGTACGTCCCGTCCGCTTTGTGATCGACGTACTCGCCGCTAAAGGGCGGTTCGGTGCCGGCCTCGCGCAGGATTCGGTACTCCTCCTCGCTCAGCCGGTCGCGCCACTCGGCATCGCTGTCCGGAAGGTCGCCCTCGGCGTCGTCGCGGGACTGATCGCTCGTATTGCGTTCCATGGAGGAGCCTAGGGGGGAGACGCCCAAGAGTCTGTGCGTTCCGACGGGGGTCTCGAATCGCGGTCGACGCTACCGACTCGTGATGACGTCGGTGCTCTCGCAGTCGGGACACTGTGTCATCCGTCCCAGTTTCGGGACGTCAATGCGACGCCACGCGTCGTCGCCGCCGGGCGCTTCGAACCCGCACTTGCGACACCGGGACAGGCCGAGGGTAGTCGAGTTACTCGCCATGGCCCATACTATGTGACACGGTCGCATAGATGTTATTCACGACGATCCTGACAGTCAGTCATCGAAACGGGAGCGAAACGGTGGCGCCGATCGGTTTCCCACTTGATTCGGTCCGTCGAGCACGATAGGGTTCAACGCGGGGTGGCGTTCGGTAGCCGGTCGAGTAGGCAGTCGATCGTTCGGCCACCGCCCGACGCGGTTCGGCAGGGAATAGAATTAGTCGGAGCGAGACGGTTCCAGGTCGATGCGACTCTGCCCGTAGTCGGTCGCTGGATCCGACGAGCGCTCGGTCAATCCGTCGCCCGACCCCCCGTCGACGGCCGTCGGCGCCTCCGGGTCCTCGAGGAGCGACTCGAGACGGTCGAAGACGTCGATCGTTCGATCGCCGTCACGACAGGGCGCGACGTGGAGGAGTTCGTCGCCGTCGAACTCCGCGACCGCGATCGTCGGCAGCCGCCATACGTCGTGGGATTCGCCCGTGATCGACGACTCGATGCGCGTGTTTCGGAAGAACGGCTCGAGCCGGCGCCCCGTGCGAGCGGCCCAGTTCTCGAAGGCTTCGAGTCGGCGTTCGATCCGACAGAGTTGGGGAATACGCATCGCTCGCTCGGGTCGATTGATCTCGACTTCCTTTCCCCAGACGCTCACGTCCACCGACTCGATCGGCGCCTGCGACTCGAGGTCGGAGAGCCGCTCGAGGGCACGCTCCTGCGTCGGGCCGGCGCTCGTGGGGGCGAACGACCGGATCCACAGTTCGACTGACGTCGGTGTTGTTGTTGGGTGCGACACGTATCTGAGCCGTCCACAGATGTGCACAAAAGCGTTGTCTAAACCATCATTTGAGGTGAAATAATGGTCGATGGTGGCTGTGACGATTTTCCGCGACGCGGGCCCGCCGGAGAGCGTGCGAACACTGCTGCTCGGTCGCGGTGTTTCACACCGGCGAGTGCCGTCGCCCATTGTCGACCGGCACCGAAACGCACACATTCACGGTCCCCGGTCGCCAACGCTGCACCGATGACCGTTTCGCGAACCGTCGAACTCGAGGGACACATCATCGATTCGGGGACGATGGGCCACTGTTTCGGGGTCGTAATGGATATGGGCGGCGAGTTCGAGGTCGAGGAGTTCGAAGTCGGCCGCCACAAGCACGCGGAGACCTACTGCCGGATGCGAGTGATGTCCGAGACCGAGGAGGATCTGCGGGCGATCCTCCACGAACTCAACCAGCAGGGCGCGACCGTCGCCGATCCGCGCGACGCGACGCTCGAGGCGGCGCCGGAGGACGGCGTCGTCCCCGTCGACTTCTACTCGACGACCAACCACCCGACGTTCGTCCGCGTCGACGGCGAGTGGGTCGAGGTCGAGGACGTCGAGATGGACTGTACCCTCGTGGTAGAGAAAGGCGAAGACGACGAGCGTCCGCGCGTCTACACGAAGGTCCTGAACGCAGTCGAGGAAGGCGACCTTGTCGTCACCGGCGAAACCGGGATCCGCGTCGAACCGCCGGAACGCCCCCGCAACGGCAGCGGTTCGTTCGGCTTCATGCAGGGCGGCGTCTCGAGCGAGCGACCCTCGGCGTCGCTGATCGAGGAGATCGCCGACGAGATGCGCGAGGTCCGGGAAAACGACGGAAACGTCCTCGTCGTCTGCGGCCCGGCGATCGTTCACTCCGGCGGCCGGGACGCGCTCGCGGAGCTCGTCCGCGGGGGCTACATCGACGCGCTTTCGGCCGGCAACGGCTTCGCCGTCCACGACTTAGAGCGCGACCTCTACGGCACCTCGCTGGGCGTCGACACCGAGAGCCTCGAGCACCCGCGAAAGGGACACAAACACCACATCTACACGAT comes from Haloterrigena salifodinae and encodes:
- a CDS encoding DUF7471 family protein; amino-acid sequence: MEHTSPLDIPWLDPQLAPVLLAVIVLAAVGTTILFCCGLVAYSRRRSPRYLLITAVLGLLVVRSVVGLGTVFGVVPMTVHHLVEHGFDFAIAVLVLYAVYRSGPITDAETNREPPSRSDD
- a CDS encoding ornithine cyclodeaminase — protein: MTVSRTVELEGHIIDSGTMGHCFGVVMDMGGEFEVEEFEVGRHKHAETYCRMRVMSETEEDLRAILHELNQQGATVADPRDATLEAAPEDGVVPVDFYSTTNHPTFVRVDGEWVEVEDVEMDCTLVVEKGEDDERPRVYTKVLNAVEEGDLVVTGETGIRVEPPERPRNGSGSFGFMQGGVSSERPSASLIEEIADEMREVRENDGNVLVVCGPAIVHSGGRDALAELVRGGYIDALSAGNGFAVHDLERDLYGTSLGVDTESLEHPRKGHKHHIYTISEIARLGGIEEAVDEGVVDDGVMYECVRNDVPYVLAGSIRDDGPLPDTVTDSIEAQNAIREQAQEADIVLMLATLLHSVAVGNCLPSTTKTVCVDINPATVTQLLDRGSAQAIGMVTDIGTFIPMLAEELLE
- the msrB gene encoding peptide-methionine (R)-S-oxide reductase MsrB; this translates as MERNTSDQSRDDAEGDLPDSDAEWRDRLSEEEYRILREAGTEPPFSGEYVDHKADGTYACTGCGAELFDDDTKFESGCGWPSFYDVDDDRIETRQDNSHGMRRTEVLCANCGGHLGHVFEDGPDPTGKRYCINSVALEFEDE
- a CDS encoding winged helix-turn-helix transcriptional regulator; the encoded protein is MSETRRQIRAHVRANVGIHFNELVRESTYAPGQIQYHVRRLIAADELVREELYGQTHYYPPQYDEWERAALALFRRETTREIVLFLIEHGSCRPAAVADELDIARSTLEYHLDNLVECDIVEKEYGERNRVTLSLSRPGQTAPLLSEISPTVPDRLVDRFTRLVDGLLENSVDSE
- a CDS encoding HTH domain-containing protein, with the translated sequence MSHPTTTPTSVELWIRSFAPTSAGPTQERALERLSDLESQAPIESVDVSVWGKEVEINRPERAMRIPQLCRIERRLEAFENWAARTGRRLEPFFRNTRIESSITGESHDVWRLPTIAVAEFDGDELLHVAPCRDGDRTIDVFDRLESLLEDPEAPTAVDGGSGDGLTERSSDPATDYGQSRIDLEPSRSD